In Vicia villosa cultivar HV-30 ecotype Madison, WI linkage group LG7, Vvil1.0, whole genome shotgun sequence, the DNA window aatagtggTGGAAAAAATGTATAGGaagaatttttttcaaatatgcatatccgaaaaaactctGTCATTTTAAATTCAACGTTTAAATAAAAAACGTTTGAAAAAAGGTGCGTTCGGATATATACATATCTAAGACATCTTAAAATGTAAAAAGGTGTCTTCAGATATGTATATCCGAAGggtattttagaattttcagaGGTGCTTTCACTCTATATTGATGCAATGAGAAATTCCCTTTTGCATTTTCATAATTCAAGTCCAATGGGTCCTTTCATCCATTCATCTCTTTTGATAATATAACATGTAACATAAAACATTGTCATAAATTATCATGCAtagtaaaatttaataatttagatattattaattaaaaatcaaaCTAGTTAAAACTAAATATATTACATAACACGCTTTCATATTTTTAAAGAAGAAAATACATGTACTAATAAATTAGTGaatgtaagtttttttttgttttttttatattatgataTTTGATAGAATtcatttcttattcaaatttttaaGATTTTCCAGAGATAATTGAAAATGTTCAACTATCATATCTGTTACTATTTTCTTTAATAGATTTTATCTCCTTTCTTGATAAAAAAAGTTTTACTccattcattttattattttttatttaataaattatttttattaaaaactaataaaaattaattaatattacgtTAAAAAAGGAGAACGACATTTAATTAGTGAGGAATTTTCTCAACTTAACATTTATTTATTAGACATAAAGAATAAGGTTTTGCTACCTCCGATCATGCTGATAGATGGCTTATAATGATCTAAttcatgaaataataataaaacatgttatttaatattttaatataactattattttaaatttaatgttaATTCTAATGTTTTCTAATATTGCTAAATCATTGAAATTATGtcacaaatgattttttttttttaataacaaataaCATATACTAAAAAAAGTGTAAACAACTACAACCACAAAGAGTAGTTAAAAATGTACACTACAAAGTACAAACTCACCAACGAGCATATGAGAGAAAATCAACCATCAGAGTCcagagaaataaaaaataaaagacataaaaataactaacaaaaatcaaagttgtcaagAGTCAAGACAATGCTTTTTATTTTTATGCAGTTATtgcaaaataataatgataataatcacTACACTAAAATGGGCTTTTATCAAGTAAAACCAAGTAAAGCAAAAATCAATATagcaaatataaaattataaacttTCTCTGCTGACAAAACAAATGCTTTTTATAGCTTTCTTGAATTTTTCTTAGCCTCAAGAAAATAATCAAGACTAATAATCTACATTCTCATTGCTCATGAATcaagagcagaaaaacaaaacacaaaaacaaaatacTAGGAACACAAACACAGATACATCTTACATTCTTACTATACTATAATATACTACTTGATGATTTTTCTTATCTTATTctgaaaaatggaagaaaaagaagaagaattattCCTTTgttgtttgcttcaatgcattgAACAAGTTCATCCATCACCTTTTcctattttatttattcaaaagtCTTTTCTTCAGATTCACTTTCACTAGCTAATGAAAGGAAAAACCCAGTTTAGCATAACTTTtttttgatgtttgttgttgttaccTCTTCAAATATGAAAATGGTATAGGCAAATGCTTCAAGCTTGAAATATCAAACAACTCTACAAACCTCTGATCTGAAACTCGAGCTTTCGCGGCTGCAAAGCGTTGGTACTCGTCGAAAACAGACGACAAGCACCATTTTTGGAGCTTTCTATAGCATCCGACTAAACAACCTGTTCGGTGCTGtaaacaaaaacaattcaagaTATTAACTAGTTTAACGAGAAAACACTTTTTAATAGGGTTCTATTCTTATCCAACAGAACCCTATTAGTTCAAATCACAAAGACATTTACGAGAAAAACATGGTTTTTCTCGGTAGAGTCTTACCTTTCCTCGCTTACAGTGAATTATAACCGGGTGGTTCCTTACATCTGCATTATTTATATCGCCAATGATTACTATTGCTTGAAAAATTAAGAGATGAAATTGCAATTAAGTTTGAAAAGAGATATAAGCATACCAAGAAGAACTTTTAGGGCTTCCCGAATAGTATCGTCCGGGATGTTTACAAAAGGCTCCTGCATCCACAAGTTCAAACGAGGTTACAATTTGATACATCGCATACAAAACATGCTAGTAGTAAACACACTAAACATTAGTGATAATTCGAGTTAGAAACTCGAGCATACGTGATTCGCTCTTCAAATCTAGTAAATTGGACTCAAAGAAGACCCGATTTACTAGACTGCAGAGAATCAAAATCCATCTTTTAAGCTTTATTTTCTTGATATTTTCCTTCTTTACTTTCCTAGGGTTGATCATGACTGGATTCTATTTCCTTATCATGATGGAAAATTTATGGTTCTTGAACGAAATCGAGTTTTGACGAATTCATAATGGTCCCATTATACAACAGACAAGAAGAATACTCTATGATCTCCTCTTAGCCattaaatattcacaaaaaaacaAATGATTGTGATAATTTGATTTGAAATAACCATGGAGAAGACATCACAAGCCAGCTTAGATTCCATCCACAGTGATTTTCCATTTTCAATATTATAAAGTTGGCATACAGCTGAAGATTGATGGGGATTCTTTCACACAGAAATGTCAAATATGCTCAAGAAAAAAAAACAGTGGATTCAACAAGAATCAATTATAGACCTAAAAAAGACAACAATATAATATTGATATCTAAAAAACTATGATCATAAAGTTGACACCATAATTTTGTTGAAACTTCAAAGAGGAGTTTTGATCAAAATTAGGGCGATTCGTCGTAATTCTATCGATCTCGGTGTGAATTCAAACATACACAAAATCAATCTAGAAAAGAAGCATATGAATAagaaataataatgaaaacaacTAGATTTATGACCCCTTTTATCCTCTTATACCTAACATAACAACTCATTGGATTAAACACTAGCATTCATGATTCATATAAAGGTCCCATTAGAGATTTTAAATAACGGTTGTTGTTGCGTAAAGATTTTTGCAATTTCGATTTGTATAGGTGTTGCAATACTGATTGATTGTGGTTATCGCAGTGTGAATTAACCACAGTTTTTTCTTTATCATAAAAACGGTGAATAGCAATATCAATATCGGCACCAGATACTATTTTGTTGCGGCCATTTTTGCCATAAATAAGAGTTTTTTAAAACCTTGCCCATTGGTTTCACTATATGTCACAAATTATCCACCCATACACCAACTTGAAGAAAATAATTGGATACCCCATAAGATTATGAGAAAGACAAGTCAATTGAATTAGATATATCCattgatttttattcaattatctATTCAATTCAATTATCTATTCAATTCAATTTATCACTTTGTGCATTCATATAATTGATCTTTGTgatatattaacaaaaaaaataaattaaattgaaaatatattAATAGAATCACAAACAAACCTTATGACCCTCAATTCCAAAGTGATAAAGCTTGATTCCATTTGACTTGAGAAACTCCATGTTAGCTTCTGGATATGGTTCAGGGCACAAATATCTATACAAAATAGACCCATCAAAGAAAAActcaataaaatcacaaaaagttTAATAATTTACTAATAAATCATGAATTGGGTTATCAAAAAAGAGTTCACAAAAGCAAAACACATGCAAAACAAAACTATCTGTACATGATGGAGCGAAGTCCAAGGGTTTGAAGGAACGAGAAGTTGGAAGGTTCAGGGAAACCGGAACGGAAAATGCCATTATCAACCATAGAAAAATTGAGAGGTGGAATGAAGAGATCCTCGCCGTCTATTTTGTCACAAACATCATCGTCATCAACGGTGGTTGTGAGTTTGAGGTTGTTGTGATCAGTGATACTTAGTTTGAGTTTTCTACACATCTGTGTTTCTTGGTTCTTTTTCTTGAGTTGGTGGTGTTGAACTTCTGATGCCACTTGTTGTTGCAtattaagagagagagagagagagagagagagagagagagagaagaggtgTTTGGAGTGTGTTATGTGAGAATGAAtggatatttaataatataataatagaaAGAGGGAGAGAGTAGAGAAAGGGAAAGGGGGAAGGTTTTGGGATCAAAGGGTATATTCCTAGTAGGGAGAGAGAGTTTGAATGGTGTTTTGGTTTGTGAGAGTGAAATTTGAAAGAGAACAAAAAAAGTGATTGCTTTGAAGAGAGGAAAGAGTGGTAGTTAGGCAATGGAGTTGAGGTGAAGATGTTACACCTATATATATAGAAATTGGAGAGAGTGGACACAAAGAAGAAAATGTCAATTAGAGAGTGAGAGAGTACTTGATATATGGTttttcttttgcttcttcttGTCTTATCTTTTGACAAATGAAATGGAGGTGTGTtaataaaaaatggtaaaatgtttAATTAGTGGGTTTAATTAGGTTTGGTTTCTTAAGGGTGTTTTGATCTCTAATTATAATCATTTACTCCCCTAAAATATACTGAAATGTTAAAATGACGCCTATTTTTGACATCTACACCGTATTTGTAAACTGTACAAtccttttttccttattttattattattccatTTATTAAAATTTGAGCCACTTTTAAAAGATTGCTTCAAACTACGGTGTCACGACTACGGTGTTAAAATATAGTGCAAACATAGCATCTCtctaaaatataaagaaaatgtatttttcttgttctaaattattaaaaaaaataataattagtaatttataaatatccataatttatttctattaatacataataaaagcaaataaatattattgtaatATATTTTATCCTAAACCAACTGTTTATATATGTATTTAACTCACATAtcttatatcaattaaattatctCACACACGTTGACTAAAGGCAGAGTTTAATAAAAGTTTAGATAGAGCGATGTCTCTCACTTTTACAAGTCAGTTTTATATGATTTATAGGAATGAATTAAGTTAAATTTTAATACTATTAGTATCAAGAGTATATTAATTTGAATCACCCACCATTTATATATGCACAACAAGATCAATAATGCTGGATGTAAAGAGGTGTATTAGAAAAATCAAGTCACGTATAATAAAAATTTGTGTCACACAAGAAGCTCAATAGGAGTGGCTATGAGGTGGTGTATATGGAAATACTCAAGTTCCACATTGAGTAAATATAAAGTTTAATATATAAACTAATATCCCTCACATGACGAATCGATTTTGTAGAGTTCAATTAAGTTAAACTTTAATTTTATTAGGGTGATGTTGTTGGggaaaaataaatcataaaaaaaaaataacaacacaagagattaacTTGAAAACTCca includes these proteins:
- the LOC131621095 gene encoding tyrosine-protein phosphatase DSP1-like isoform X2; amino-acid sequence: MQQQVASEVQHHQLKKKNQETQMCRKLKLSITDHNNLKLTTTVDDDDVCDKIDGEDLFIPPLNFSMVDNGIFRSGFPEPSNFSFLQTLGLRSIIYLCPEPYPEANMEFLKSNGIKLYHFGIEGHKEPFVNIPDDTIREALKVLLDVRNHPVIIHCKRGKHRTGCLVGCYRKLQKWCLSSVFDEYQRFAAAKARVSDQS
- the LOC131621095 gene encoding probable tyrosine-protein phosphatase DSP4 isoform X1, with the protein product MQQQVASEVQHHQLKKKNQETQMCRKLKLSITDHNNLKLTTTVDDDDVCDKIDGEDLFIPPLNFSMVDNGIFRSGFPEPSNFSFLQTLGLRSIIYLCPEPYPEANMEFLKSNGIKLYHFGIEGHKEPFVNIPDDTIREALKVLLDVRNHPVIIHCKRGKHRTGCLVGCYRKLQKWCLSSVFDEYQRFAAAKARVSDQRFVELFDISSLKHLPIPFSYLKR